From a single Populus trichocarpa isolate Nisqually-1 chromosome 17, P.trichocarpa_v4.1, whole genome shotgun sequence genomic region:
- the LOC18107089 gene encoding uncharacterized protein LOC18107089, which produces MTDRNNTTITAAATSTTNHSATKPIWMKQAEEAKLKSEAEKTAAAKAAFDATFKVLSDKAEKPADSDSEEEDAEEDLANKPVGPVDPNKCTAAGGGIAGGTACAPATFMVVTKDADGRKVPNGGAVIKVRVSPGVGVGGTEQEGNVKDMGDGTYTVTYVVPKRGNYMVTIECNGKAIMGSPFPVFFSAGTSTGGLLGMAPTTTFPNLVNQTMPNMPNYSANISGAFPALLGMTPGITSSASGGAILPGAGASLGEVCREYLYGRCAKTDCKLSHPPQSLLMTLLAPTTSMGTLSQVPMAPSAAAMAAAQAIVAAKALQAHAAQLQAQARSAKDSSGSPDKARKEDALKKTLHVSNLSPLLTVEQLKQLFSFCGTVVECTIADSKHSAYIEYSKPEEATAALALNNMDVGGRPLNVETAKSLPQKPILNSSFASSSLPMMMQQAVAMQQMQFQQALLMQQTMTAQQAANKAATMKSATELAAARAAEISKKLKDDGLVTGEGETKAESKSPPPPRARSRSKSRSPINYRRRMRSPSYSPPSRHNRDRRSRSPVRFRYHSRYNYERRSYRDRDSRDDGDRTRRRELDRSRDHHSPVSRRNRSRSASPRTRKSYRADSGSPKHRQESSAHRSRKASDSGSRSPRHHGGSRSSPRNNPDSKLRYRRRSRSRSKSVEEANDKVDEIREKKSKQHERRSRSLSVELKHHGRRPSPRSSNEDDSKHRSRSRSKSVEVKRHSNEKVDKTGDGKLKHRHRRSRSKSVDDRHHYKERGNETRDKKTKHQDRGRSRSITAEGKHHRSRSSPRGRDGSKSKHRRHSRSISPEGKRRSSHRVDQNKDEKSKHRHRRRSPSAEGKHGRSPRSSEENKSKHRRRPRSKSAERKRHSNDEKDIRRGENETHHEHGSDKTEDANEEKKYFMNEEMVDLKHKGCDSKELVEDMVTGSNGLPNSSNEEP; this is translated from the exons ATGACAGATCGAAACAACACCACCATCACTGCCGCCGCTACCTCCACCACCAATCACTCAGCTACTAAACCAATATGGATGAAGCAAGCAGAGGAAGCAAAACTAAAAAGCGAGGCAGAAAAAACCGCAGCAGCGAAAGCTGCATTCGACGCGACCTTCAAAGTATTATCAGACAAGGCTGAGAAGCCCGCGGATTCAGATTCCGAGGAGGAAGATGCAGAGGAGGATTTGGCCAATAAACCAGTGGGACCAGTTGACCCCAATAAGTGCACGGCGGCAGGGGGTGGCATTGCCGGTGGGACCGCGTGTGCACCTGCCACGTTTATGGTTGTTACTAAGGATGCGGATGGGAGGAAAGTTCCGAATGGAGGCGCGGTGATTAAGGTTAGGGTTTCACCGGGAGTGGGAGTTGGGGGAACGGAGCAAGAAGGGAATGTGAAGGATATGGGAGATGGGACATACACGGTTACATATGTGGTGCCGAAAAGAGGGAATTATATGGTTACTATTGAGTGTAATGGGAAAGCTATTATGGGGAGTCCTTTCCCTGTTTTCTTTAGTGCag GCACTTCGACTGGAGGGTTGCTGGGTATGGCTCCTACAACAACATTTCCAAACCTTGTGAACCAGACCATGCCTAACATGCCAAATTACTCGGCCAACATTTCTGGGGCATTCCCTGCATTACTAGGAATGACTCCAGGCATTACTTCCAGTGCTTCAGGTGGTGCTATTTTGCCTGGAGCTGGAGCATCTCTTGGGGAAGTTTGTCGAGAGTACCTTTATGGTCGGTGTGCAAAAACTGATTGCAAGCTGAGTCACCCTCCACAGAGCTTACTGATGACTTTGTTAGCCCCAACAACCTCAATGGGGACTCTTAGTCAGGTGCCTATGGCGCCTTCTGCAGCTGCAATGGCTGCCGCCCAGGCTATTGTTGCTGCCAAAGCTCTTCAAGCTCATGCTGCTCAGTTGCAAGCGCAAGCTCGGTCAGCCAAAGATTCATCTG GATCACCTGACAAAGCTCGGAAGGAGGATGCACTGAAGAAAACACTCCACGTTAGCAATCTCAGCCCGCTTCTGACAGTGGAACAGCTGAAACAACTGTTTAGCTTTTGTGGCACAGTTGTTGAATGTACCATTGCTGATTCAAAACACTCTGCTTACATAGAATACTCGAAACCTGAAGAAGCAACTGCTGCTTTAGCATTGAACAATATGGATGTTGGGGGTCGGCCTTTGAATGTTGAGACGGCTAAATCTCTTCCTCAGAAACCTATTTTGAACTCTTCCTTTGCTTCATCTTCTCTGCCGATGATGATGCAGCAAGCAGTTGCCATGCAACAGATGCAATTTCAACAGGCTTTGCTTATGCAGCAAACTATGACTGCACAGCAGGCAGCTAACAAAGCTGCAACAATGAAGTCGGCAACAGAGTTAGCAGCAGCTAGAGCTGCAGAAATAAGTAAGAAGTTAAAAGATGATGGGCTTGTCACTGGAGAAGGGGAAACAAAAGCAGAATCCAA GTCACCACCCCCGCCTCGAGCAAGGTCCAGATCCAAGTCGAGATCACCAATTAATTACCGAAGAAGAATGAGGTCACCTTCTTACTCCCCCCCATCCCGCCACAATAGAGACCGTAGATCTAGGTCCCCTGTGAGATTTCGCTATCACTCAAGGTATAATTACGAAAGACGATCATATAGAGATAGAGATAGTAGAGATGATGGTGATAGAACTAGAAGGCGGGAATTGGATAGATCCCGTGATCATCATTCACCTGTTTCAAGGAGAAATAGGAGCAGGAGTGCAAGCCCTCGAACAAGAAAATCCTACAGAGCTGATTCAGGCTCGCCAAAACATCGCCAAGAAAGTTCAGCTCATAGATCAAGAAAAGCATCAGACAGTGGTTCAAGATCACCTAGGCATCATGGAGGAAGTCGATCATCCCCAAGGAACAACCCAGATAGCAAGCTCAGGTACAGAAGGCGCTCACGCTCTAGGTCCAAATCGGTGGAGGAGGCCAATGACAAAGTGGATGAAATCCGAGAAAAAAAGTCTAAGCAGCATGAGAGGAGGTCTAGGTCATTATCTGTGGAGCTTAAACACCATGGAAGGAGGCCATCCCCTAGAAGTTCAAATGAAGATGACTCGAAGCACAGAAGTCGGTCCAGGTCAAAATCTGTGGAAGTTAAACGCCATTCCAATGAGAAAGTAGACAAAACTGGGGATGGAAAGCTGAAGCACCGTCATAGGAGGTCCAGGTCAAAATCTGTTGATGATAGGCATCATTACAAAGAGAGGGGAAATGAAACcagggataaaaaaacaaagcatcaaGATAGAGGGCGGTCTAGATCAATAACTGCAGAGGGAAAGCATCACAGAAGTAGGTCATCCCCAAGAGGTAGGGATGGGAGCAAGTCAAAGCACAGACGGCACTCCAGGTCAATATCTCCAGAAGGCAAGCGGCGGTCCAGTCACAGGGTAGatcaaaataaagatgaaaagtCTAAGCACCGCCATAGACGAAGGTCACCATCCGCTGAAGGTAAACACGGCAGATCTCCAAGAAGTTCAgaggaaaataaatcaaaacacagGAGGCGCCCTAGGTCAAAATCTGCCGAACGTAAACGTCATTCAAATGATGAGAAGGATATTAGAAGAGGGGAAAATGAGACTCATCATGAGCATGGATCAGACAAAACAGAAGATGccaatgaggaaaaaaaatattttatgaatgaaGAAATGGTGGATTTAAAACATAAAGGTTGTGATTCAAAGGAACTGGTGGAAGACATGGTAACGGGGAGCAATGGTTTGCCAAATTCAAGCAATGAAGAACCATAG
- the LOC18107090 gene encoding chaperone protein dnaJ 20, chloroplastic, with amino-acid sequence MRCYGLMIPGSETTRFYQSPLKPDPNPILRVKTVSRIPIGSFKTKATINAKVGAELGQMSFYELLGITESGTLPEIKQAYKQLARKYHPDVSPPDRVEEYTRRFIRVQEAYETLSDPRMREIYDRDMAKGLHLAFSARRRYPHQNDEEMEERTEWKNRWQSQLSELKRRSTNKGAGGSMSWAARMRRQREGLSEDL; translated from the exons ATGCGTTGCTATGGATTAATGATCCCAGGGAGCGAAACCACTCGCTTCTATCAATCGCCGTTGAAGCCTGACCCGAATCCAATTCTCCGGGTTAAAACCGTTTCAAGAATCCCAATCGGGTCTTTCAAAACCAAAGCCACAATAAATGCAAAAGTCGGCGCAGAATTGGGACAGATGAGCTTTTATGAGCTACTGGGTATAACAGAATCCGGGACATTGCCGGAGATAAAACAAGCGTACAAGCAACTGGCAAGAAAGTACCATCCGGATGTTTCACCGCCGGACCGGGTCGAAGAGTATACCCGGAGGTTTATTCGGGTTCAAGAGGCTTATGAGACTTTATCGGATCCTAGGATGAGAGAGATTTATGATCGTGATATGGCTAAAGGTCTTCATTTAGCTTTCTCTGCTAGGAGACGTTATCCTCATCAAAACGACGAg GAAATGGAAGAGAGAACTGAGTGGAAGAATCGCTGGCAGTCTCAGCTATCAGAGTTGAAGAGAAGAAGCACGAACAAGGGTGCTGGTGGGAGCATGTCATGGGCAGCTCGAATGCGAAGACAAAGGGAGGGATTATCTGAAGACCTTTAG